GAACTGCTCTTCCTCGTCGGGCAACGCGTCGCGCTGCAGGAACAGGAATTCGGTGCGGTACAGGCCCAGGCCGTCGGCGCCCAGCGCATGCGCGCGGGCCACGTCCTCGCGCGACTCGGCGTTGGCCAGCAGCACGATGTCCTCGCCGTCGCGGGTGCGGCTGGGCTTGGAGCGCAGCTTGCCGAGCCCGCGCTGCAGCCGGGCCTGGTCGCGCACGCGGGTGCGGTAGTCGTGCAGGTCCTCGGGCGTGGGCTCGACGATCACCGCGCCCTGCACGCCGTCGACGATCAGCACGTCGCCGTCGTTGATCTTCTGCAGCGCGTCGGCGACGCCGACCACCAGCGGCAGGTGCAGGCTGCGCGCCAGGATCGCGCTGTGCGACAGCGCGCTGCCGGCGCTGGTGACGATGCCGACCACGCCCTGCGCCTGCAGCTGCGCCAGCTCCGACGGCGCCACGTTCTCGCACACCAGGATCTCGCCGGCCAGGCCGGCGCTGTCGGGCTGGCGCTTCTGCAGGAACGCGTGGATGCGCCCGATCACATGGTCCAGGTCGTCCATGCGGCTTTTCAGGTAGGCGTCTTCCATCGCGTCGAACACGGTCGCCAGGCGGTCGCGCTGCAGGCGCAGCGCGTAGTCGGCGCTGTAGCGGCCGGTGCGGATCAGTTCGTCCAGGCCGTGCAGCAGTTCCGGGTCGTCGAGCAGCAGCGCGTGCAGGTCGAGGAACTCGCCGACCTCCTTGGCCAGGGCGCCGTGCAGGCGCTGGCGCAGGCCGTGCATCTCCTCGCGCGCGGCGTTCACCGCCAGGTGCAGGCGTTCCAGTTCCTCGGGCACCTGCGCCGCGCCGATGCGCTGCTCGGCCACGTCCAGCGCATGCGGCAGGCGCACGCGCGCGCGGCCCAGCGCGTTGCCGCGCGAGGCGCCATGGCCGGCGATGCGCAGGCTCACCGCGCGCACCCGCGGCGGCGCGGCGTCGTGGCGCGCGGCGGCCGGCGCCGCATGCTCAGCTGTCCTCGTCGAAGCGCCGCTCGAACAGGCCGACCACGGCCTCCAGCGCGTCGGCTTCGTCGGCGCCGTCCACGCGCACGGTCACCGGCGTGCCCTGCGCGGCGGCCAGCAGCATCACGCCCATGATGCTCTTGGCGTTGACCTCGCGGCCCTTGGCCGCCAGCGTGGCGTTGCAACGGAACGAGGACAGCGTCTGCACCAGCTTGGCGGTCGCGCGCGCATGCAGGCCCAGGCGGTTGGATACGATGAGTTCGCGTTCAAGCATCGTCGATCACCACTCCGTTGCGCGAGCCAGCCGCCGCGGTCGCGGGCAACTGGTCCAGCCCCTGCTCGGGGTAGTTCATGATCCGCAGCAGCATCGGCAGGCTCAGCGCGGACACGCGCCGCACCGGGGTGCCCAGGCGCGCCAGCCTGGTCGCCAGGTTGCTCGGGCTGGCGCCGTACAGGTCGGTGACGACCAGCACGCCGTCGCCGTTATCGACCCGCCGCAACGCCGCCGACGCCTGCGGCAGCAGCGCGTCCAGGTCGGCATCGAGCGGCACTTCGAACGCTTCGGTCTTCAGCGGCAATTGCCGCAACAATCCGGTCGCCACGCTCAACAGCGACGCGCCGACACCGGGATGAGTAATCAGGAGAATGCCACAGGCCATGGACGAACGTTAACAGGTCGGGCAGGGCGCAGGGAATGGCTGGAAGGCCGGGATTGGGGATTCGCAAACGCCAGAGCAACGGCCGCAGCCGCTCCGCTTTTGCCAATCCCCAATCCCTAATCCCGGCCCCTCAGTCCTGCTCCCGGTGGAACGTCGCCACCTCCGGCCAGCCCTGCTCGCGCGCGTGGCGTGCCAGGCGTTCGGCCAGGTACACCGAGCGGTGCTTGCCGCCGGTGCAGCCGAAGGCGATGGTGACGTAGCTGCGGGTGTCGTTGCGCAGCCGCGGCAGCCAGGTGTCGAGGAAGCCGACGATCTGTGCGGTGTACTGCTGCACTTCCGGTTGCGCGTCCAGGTAGTCGCGCACGCCGCCGTCGCGGCCGGTCAGCGGGCGCAGTTCCGGGTCCCAGTGCGGGTTGGGCAATACCCGCGCGTCGAACACAAAGTCGGCTTCGGCCGGCACGCCGCGCCTGTAGGCGAAGGACTCGAACAGCAGCGACAGGCTGTTCTCGTGGGTCAGCGCGAACTCGGTGGTCACCCGCCGGCGCAGCTGGTGCACGTTGAGCGCGCTGGTGTCGATCACCGCGTCGGCCTCGCGGCGCAGCGGCTCGGTGAGCGCGCGCTCGCGTTCGATCGCCTCGGGCAGCGACAGGCCCAGGTGCGACAGCGGGTGGCGGCGGCGGGTGTCGGCGTAGCGCTTGATCAGCGCCTCGTCGGTGGCGTCGAAGAACAGCAGCCGCGCGTCCAGGCCGAACTGCGCCACCGCCTCGCGCCAGCGCGACAGCTGCGCCAGGTCGCTGTGGCGGTTGCGCACGTCGATGCCCACCGCCAGCTTGCTGGGGCCGACGTCGTCGCGCACCAGGCTCTTGACGAAGGCCGGCAGCAGTTCCACCGGCAGGTTGTCGACGCAGTAGTAGTCCAGGTCCTCGAAGGTCTTCAGCGCCACCGACTTGCCGGAGCCGGACAGGCCGCTGACGATCACCAGGGTGGAGGTGTTCGCCACCGCGTTCATGGGCTGCGCCGCTCGAGCAGGTTGCTGTGGCGGGCGATGAACATCGCCGCCGGGTCGATGCCCTTGGTGCGCAGGATGTGCAGGCGCGTGGCGGCCTCGGTCAGCACCGCCAGGTTGCGCCCGGGCATCACCGGCAGGGTGATCAGCGGCACGTCCAGGTCCAGCACGTGGCGGGTGCCGGAATCGCCGGTCAGGCGCTCGTAGCCATGCGGGGTCGGTTCGGTCATGGGCCGGGTCAGGTGCACGATCAGGCGAAGATACTTGTTCTTCTTTACAGCGGTGTCGCCGAACATGTCGCGCACGTTGAGCACGCCCAGGCCGCGCACTTCCAGCAGGTCCTGCAGCAGTTCCGGGCAGGTGCCGTCGAGCACGTCGGGGGCGATCTGGGTGAATTCGGGGGCGTCGTCGGCGACCAGGCGGTGGCCGCGGCTGAGCAGTTCCAGCGCCAGCTCGCTCTTGCCGGAGCCGGCCTCGCCGGTGATCAGCACGCCGATCGAATAGATCTCCATGAACACCCCGTGCAGGATCACCCGCGGCGCCAGCGTGCGCGCCAGGTGATAGGAGAGGTGGTTGAGCAGTTCGTGGCCGCGCTTGGGCGAGACCCACAGCGGCGTGTCGGATTCGTCGGCGGCCGCGCGCAGGTCTTCCGGGCACGACTGGTTCTTGGTGATCACCAGCGCCAGCGGCCGCACCTGCACGATCTTCTCGATGGTCTCCCAGCGCTGGCGCGAATCCAGCGAATCCAGCCAGGCCAGTTCCTCGGTGCCGAGGATCTGCACCTTGTTCGGGTAGATGGTGTTGAGATAGCCGGCCAGCGACGGGCGCCGCGACACCGCGTTGCCGGCCTCCAGTTCGCGGTGCTCGCCCTTCTGCCCGGCCAGCCAGCGCAGGCCGAGCCGGTCGCGCTGCTGGTCGAACAGTTCGCGCGCGGTGATGCTGGTGTTCATGCGGCGCTGGCCTGCGGCGCGCCGCCGAGCAGGTCGTGCAGCGCGGCGGCGTCGGGGGCGCGGCGCAGCGCGTCGCGGAAGCCCTCGTCGGAGAACTGTTCGGCCAGTTCCGACAGCAGCATCAGGTGCTGGTGGGTGTAGTGCGCCGGCACCGCCATCGCGAAGATCAGGTCCACCTGCGCGCCGTGGCCGTCGAAGTCGATCGGCTGGTCCAGCCGCAGCAGGGCGCCGCGCGGGGCGTCGAGGTGGGGAGCGCGGCCGTGCGGGATGGCGATGCCATGGCCGATGGCGGTGCTGCCGAGCTGCTCGCGCTCGCGCAGGCTGGCGAACAGTTCGTCGAAACCGGCCTGCGGACAGGCCAGCAGGCCGGCGGCGGTGCGCAGCAGGGTGTCGCGATCGGCGGCCGGCAGCACCTGGGTGCGGACGGCCGCCATCAGATCGGTCAAGGGCATGGCGGGACCAACGTGTGCAGGATCACACGATATTGTCGCGCACCTCGGCGGCGTGGTGGTCCTGTTTCTTTTCCTTGTGCTTGATGATCAGCCGGTCGAGCTTGTCGGCGAGCAGGTCGATCGCCGCGTACATGGTCTGCGCGCTGGCATCGGCGTGCAGGGTGCGGCCGGGAACGTTGACGGTGGCCTCGACGTGGTGGTCGGGCTTGCGCAGCGCCAACTGGGCGCGGACCTCGATGGTTTCCTCGTAATGCCGCTTCAGCCGCTGCAGCTTGGTCTCCACGTACTCGCGCAAGGCGGGGGTGACTTCGATCTGCTGGCCGTAGGTCTCGATACGCATCGGATACTCCTTGGTTCGGGATTCACCTATGAACCATTGCCGCTGCCGCCGACGCTCAACCGATGCGGACGCGTTCGTGGGAAGCGGAAATGTTCATGGCCTCACGATACTTCGCAACCGTGCGCCGCGCCACCGGCACGCCGGCGCTCTTCAGCAGGTCGGCCAGCTTGGCGTCAGAAAGCGGCTTGCGCGGGTTCTCCGCGTCGATCAGGCGCCGGATCATCGCCTGAATGGCGGTGCTGGAGGCCTCGCCGCCGCTGTCGGTGTCGATGCCGGAGGCGAAGAAGGCGCGCAGCGGGATGGTGCCGCGCGGGGTGCGCACGTATTTGCGGGCGATGGCGCGGGAGATGGTGCTCTCATGCAGGCCCAGTTCGCCGGCGATCTCGCGCAGGGTCAGCGGGCGCAGCGCCTGTTCGCCGAACTCCAGGAAGCCGGCCTGCTGGCGCAGCAGGCAGCGGGTCACCTTGAGCAGGGTCTCGCCGCGCGCCTCCAGGCTCTTCAGCAGCCAGCGCGCTTCCTGCAGCTGGCCGCGCAGGTAGCCGGCGTCGCTCTCGCCGCATTGGCGGATCAGCTGTTCGTAGCCGCGGTGGATGGTGACCCTGGGCCGCGCGTGGCCGGCCAGCGCCGCATGCCAGACGCCGCGCTGGCGCCAGATCACGCAGTCCGGCACCACGTAGGTGTCGGCGCCCAGTTCGCCGATCTGCTTGCCCGGGCGCGGGTCCAGCGAGCGCAGCAGGGCGACCGCGGTCTCCACCGCGGAGGCCGGACGCTTGAGTTCGTGGGCGATGCCGGCGATGCCGCTGCGCGGCAGCTTCTCCAGCGGGCCGTTGGCGATGATGCGCGCCAGTTCCAGCCCGGCGGTGTCCTCCGGCAGCACGTCCAGCTGCAGGTTCAGGCATTCGCCCAGCGTGCGCGCGGCGATGCCGACCGGGTCGAAGCGCTGGATCTGGTGCAGCACGGTGCCGATTTCCTCTTCGTCGGCGACGATGTCCGGCTGCAGCGTCTCGGCGATCGCGGCCAGCGGTTCGCGCAGGTAGCCATCGTCGTCGAGCGCGTCGATCAGCGCCGCGCCGATACTGCGGTCGCGCGGCGACAGGTGCGACAGGTGCAGCTGCCACAGCAGGTGGTCGATCAGCGTGTCCGGCTCGGCCACGCGCTCGGCGGCGCTGCCCATGTCGTCGTCGTCGTCGAAGGAGCCGCCGCTGCCGCTGCTCCAGGCCGGTTCGGCGTCGGACCAGTCGTCGCCGTCGTGCTGCGGCACGTTGTCCAGGGTGTCGCCGGCCGGCGGTGCGAGCTCGGCCTCGCCTTCGTCGCGGCCGGCGCCGGCCACGTCGAGCGTGGGCGCGGCGTCCTCGGCCCATTCCAGCAGCGGATTGCTCTCCACCGCCTCGGCGATCTCCACTTCCAGTTCGGCGCTGGACATCTGCAACAGCTTGATCGCCTGACGCAACTGCGGCGTCATGACCAGATGCTGTCCCAGCGATGTCTGCAGCCGTGCTTTCATGCCTGTACCGGACGGGAAAGGGCGTGGCGGGACGCCCGCGCGGTCACAGCCTGAAGGTTTCCCCGAGGTAGACGCGGCGCACGTCGCTGTTGGCCAGCAGCGCCTCCGGCGCCCCCTGCGCCAACACGCCGCCTTCGTTGAGGATATACGCCCGGTCGCAGATTCCCAAGGTTTCGCGCACGTTGTGGTCGGTGATCAGCACGCCGATGCCGCGTTGCTTGAGGTGGGTGACGATGCGCTGGATCTCGCCGACCGAGATCGGGTCCACGCCGGCGAACGGTTCGTCCAGCAGCATCAGCCGCGGCTTGGCCGCCAGCGCGCGGGCGATCTCGCAGCGGCGACGCTCGCCGCCGGACAGGCTGGCACCGAGCTGCTCGGCGACGTGGCCGATCTGCAGTTCGTCCAGCAGCGAGGCCAGTTCGCGTTCCTGGCCGGCCGCGTCCAGGTCCTCGCGCAGTTCCAGCACCAGGCGGATGTTGTCGGCCACGCTGAGCTTGCGGAATACCGACGGCTCCTGCGGCAGGTAGCCGACGCCGAGCTTGGCGCGCTTGTACATCGGCAGCGCGGTGATGTCGTTGCCGTCGAGCACGATGCGCCCGGCGTCGGCCTCGACCAGGCCGACGATCATGTAGAAGCAGGTGGTCTTGCCGGCGCCGTTGGGGCCGAGCAGGCCGACCACTTCGCCCGCCTCCAGGGTCAGGCCGAAGTCGCGCACGACCTCGCGCTGCTTGTAGCGCTTGCGCAGGCCCTCGGCGAGCAGCATCACTGGCCTCCTTGCTTGGCCGGGGTGGCGGGCTTGGCCGGCGTGGTCGCCGCCGGCTTGGCGGCGGGCTTGCTCGCCGGCTTGGCGCCAGCGGCCGGGGCGCCGGCCGGGGCCGGGTTCTTCGGCTGGATCACAGTGTGCACGCGGGTGCCGTCGCCGCCGCCCTGCATGTTGCCGGTCTTGGTGTTGTAGACCATGCGCTGCCCGGCGTTGGTGCCCTTGGGCGAGGTCATGCGGTAGTTGCCGGTGAGGATCACGGTATCGGTCGAGACGGTGTAGTCGATATTGTCGGCGACCCCGTCCATCGGCGAGCCGTCGTCCATCTCCTGCTTCAATGTCGCTTGCTTGCCGTTGAACACCACGCGATCGATCTCGCCGTTCTTGCGGAACAAGTCGGCAGTGTTGGCGTGGATCTCCAGCGTGCCCTGGATGATGACGACATTGCCGGTGAAGCGGCACTTGCCGTTGTCGTCGGTCAGATTGCAGTCCTGCGCATCGGACTTGATGTCCATCGGCTGGTTGCGGTCGGACGACTTGGCCATCGCCACGGCGGGTAGCAGCAGGGCGAGCAGCGCGAGCTTAGCGGGCAGCGTTGGGTTCATAGCGGGTCTTGACCTGGGAAAGGAGCTTGTACTGCCGGGACTTCAAGTCGACCTCGAAGCCCACGCCGGACTGCATCATACCGGGCCGGGTCATGGTGACCGTTTCGGCGGTGCGCGCGGTGCTGGTCTTCGGGAACACGTCCAGGCTCTGGGTGCGGAAGGTGGTGGGCGGGATGCTGGGGACCTTGGGGCTGTCGCCGGCGACGTCGCCGCGCAGACGCAGCTCCTCGCCGTTGGCGCTGACCCAGCCGGTCTTGCTGCGCATCTCCCAGTGCTGGCCGTTGGCGTCGGGCAGCAGGAACAGCGGGGTCTCGATCGCCATGGTCTGGTCGGCGCGGCTGCGCTCCATCTGCGGCGCGCGCAGGGTCATCGATTCCTTGCCCTGCTTGTCCAGGGTGACGATCTGGAAATCGTGCGCGATGTAGTCCGAACGGGCTTCCTCGTCCGCGGCCGGCGCCGGCTTGCCGCGCTGGTGCCAGGCCGTCCAGCCGCTGACCAGCGCCGCGACCAGCAGCAGGCCGCCGAGCCAGGTGCGCCAGTTCATGCGCCATGCTCCTGCAGCAGCGCGGCGACGTGGCCCTGCGCGGCCAGCAGCACGTCGCACAGCTCGCGCGCGGCGCCTTCGCCGCCGCGGGCGCGGGTCAGCCAGTGCACGTGCTCGGCGGTCCACGGGTGCGCGTTGGCCGGGGCCACCGCCAGGCCGACCACGCGCAGCGGCGCCAGGTCGGGCAGGTCGTCGCCCATGAAACACACCTGCTCCAGGCTCAGCCCGCGCTCGTCGCACAGCGCCTGCACCCCGGCGCGCTTGTCCTTGACTCCGATCTGCACCAGCAGGCCCAGTTCCTGGCCACGCTTCTCCGCGGCCAGGCTCGGCCGCGCGGTGATCAGCGCCACGTCGATGCCGTGCCGGCGCAACTGCACCAGGCCCTGGCCGTCGAGCACGTTGAACGCCTTGCTCTCGTTGCCGTCGCGGTCGTAGTACAGGCGGCCGTCGGTCAGCGTGCCGTCCACGTCGAAGCACGCCAGGCGGATCCGGGCGGCGCGGTCGATCAGGTCGGCAGGGAGGTCGGCCAGCGGGGAGTAGGGCATCGTTCTCGATATCGGGGCGGGGAGGCCGGCTTTCCAGCGGCCAGGGCCAGCGGCGCAGGGCGCCGGCGGGCGGTGAACAGGTTCAGACGGTTAAACCACTCTGGCGCGCAACAGGTCGTGAATGTTGAGCGCGCCGACCGCGCGGCCGTCGCCGTCGACCACGATCAGGCCGTTGATCTTGTGGGTTTCCATCAGCCGCGCGGCCTCGGCGGCGAGCTGGTCGGCGCCGATGGTGCGCGGCTGCCGGGTCATCACGTCGGCGATGCGGGTCTGGCGCACGTCCAGCGGGCTGTCCAGGGTGCGGCGCAGGTCGCCGTCGGTGAACAGGCCGAGCAGGCGGTCGTCGCGGTCGACGATCGCGGTCATGCCCAGGCGCTTGCGGCTCATCTCCACCAGCGCCTCGCTGAGGCTGGCGTCCTCGTGCACCTTCGGCAACTCCTCGCCGCCGTGCATCACGTCGGTGATGTGCAGCAGCAGGCGCCGGCCGAGGCTGCCGGCCGGGTGCGAGCGGGCGAAGTCGTCGGCGGTGAAGCCGCGCGCGTCCAGCAGCGCCACCGCCAGCGCGTCGCCCAGCGCCAGCGAGGCGGTGGTGCTGGAGGTCGGCGCCAGGTCCAGCGGGCAGGCCTCGGCCGGCACGCTGACGTCCAGGTGCAGGTCGGCCTCGCGCGCCAGGGTGGACTGGGCGCGGCCGGTCATCGCGATCACCGCGTTGCCCTGGCGCTTGAGCACCGGCAGCAGCATCAGGATCTCGTCCGATTCGCCGGAATAGGACAGCGCCAGGACCACGTCGGCGTCGGTGATCATGCCCAGGTCGCCGTGCCCGGCCTCGCCCGGGTGCACGTAGAACGCCGGGGTGCCGGTGGAGGCGAGGGTGGCGGCGATCTTGCGCGCCACGTGCCCGGACTTGCCCATGCCGGTGGCGACCACCCGCCCGCGCGAACCCAGGATCAGCCGGCAGGCGGCGGCGAACTCGGCGCCGATGCGCGCGCCGACCGCGCCCAGCGCGGCCTGCTCGATCGCGACCACGCGGCGGCCGCTGGCGACCAGGCTGGCGTCGTCGAGCGCGGCGGGGGACAGGGGCGATACAGCCATGCGGATGCCGGTCGGAGGGTAGAATGGCCGACCATTTTATTAGGAAAGCCCGTTGGACGCCGAAACCATCCGTAAACTGATCGAGGCCGGCCTGCCTGGCGCGCGCGTGCAGGTGCAGGGCGAGGACGGCGTGCACTTCGAGGCCACCGTGGTCAGCGAGGCCTTCGCCGGCAAGCTGCCGCTGGCCCGCCACCGCATGGTCTACGCGACGCTGGGCGAGCTGATGGGCGGGGCGATCCACGCGCTGGCGCTGACCACGCTGACCCCCGACCAGGCCGGCTGAGCCGCTGCGTTCCTCTTCTTTTCGACTCCCAATCCCCCGAGACCCATGGCCAAAATCGTAGTGACCGGCGGCAACGCGCTGCACGGTGAAGTGAACATTTCCGGCGCCAAGAACGCGGTGCTGCCGATCCTGTGCGCCACGCTGCTGGCCGACGCGCCGGTGGAGATCACCAACGTGCCGCAGCTGCACGACGTGATCACCACGGTGAAGCTGCTCGGCGAGCTGGGCGCGGAAGTCACCATCGACGAGGGCACCCTGGCGCGCGGCAGCGCGATCACCGTCGATCCGCGCAAGGTCGACCAGCACGTCGCCCCGTACGAGCTGGTGCGCACCATGCGCGCCTCGATCCTGGTGCTGGGCCCGCTGCTGGCCAAGTTCGGCGCGGCCGAAGTGTCGCTGCCCGGTGGCTGCGCGATCGGCTCGCGGCCGGTGGACCAGCACATCAAGGGCCTGCAGGCGCTGGGCGCGGAGATCAGCGTCGAGAACGGCTACATCAAGGCGACCAGCAACGGCCGGCTCAAGGGCGGCCGCTACGTGTTCGACATGGTCAGCGTCACCGGCACCGAGAACGTGCTGATGGCCGCGACCCTGGCCGACGGCACCACGGTGCTGGAGAACGCGGCGATGGAGCCGGAAGTCACCGACCTGGCCGACTGCCTGATCGCGCTCGGCGCGAGGATCGAAGGCGCCGGCACCTCGCGCATCGTGGTGCACGGCGTGGAGCGCCTGTCCGGCGGCCGCCACGCGGTGCTGCCGGACCGCATCGAGACCGGCACCTTCCTGGTCGCCGCGGCGATGACCGGCGGCAGCGTCACCGTGCGCCGCGCGCGCGCCGACACGCTCGACGCGGTGCTGGACAAGCTGGCCGAGGCCGGCGCCACGATCGAGACCGGCGCCGACTGGATCCGCCTGGACATGCATGGCAAGCGCCCGCGCGCGGTCAGCCTGACCACCGCGCCGTACCCGGCGTTCCCCACCGACATGCAGGCGCAGTTCATGGCGCTCAACTGCGTGGCCGACGGCGTGGGCGTGATCAACGAGACGATCTTCGAGAACCGCTTCATGCACGTCAACGAACTGCTGCGCCTGGGCGCGGACATCCAGGTCGAGGGCCACACCGCGATCGTGCGCGGCAGCGAGCGGCTCAGCGGCGCGCCGGTGATGGCCACCGACCTGCGCGCCTCGGCCTCGCTGATCCTGGCCGGGCTGGTCGCCGCCGGCGACACCACCATCGACCGCATCTACCACCTGGACCGGGGGTACGAGAACATCGAGGAGAAGCTGGGGGCGCTGGGCGCGTCGATCCGGCGCATCGCATGATCCTCAGCGGCCGCTTCAGCCGCCGGCGCAAAGTGCTGCTGGCGGTGGTGGTCCTGGTGCTGGCCTGGGTCGGCTACGCCTGGTACGCCGGCATCGCCATCACCCAGGGCATCGAACAGCGCGACATGGACTGGAACGGCGACGGCCAGGTCAGCCGCGCCGAGATCGCGCAGGCGTTCTACGCGGTCGGCGTGACCCGCACCCAGGACGGCCCGCGCCAGTGCAGCACCTTCTACTGGCGCAACAGCGGCGCGCAGATCCGGGTGGATTGCCGCACCACGTTCGCGCCGGCCGCCGAGGCCAAGAAACCGGCTGCCGACGCGAAGAAATAGCCTGGCGCGCTCGCTGCGGACTGCGCTGGCAGGGAGGTGGGCGCTCGCTGCGCGCGGGACGCCTGGCCCTGGCCACGCGCTGCCGGGAATGGCGGCAGCAACGCATGCCGCTGGCGAGCGGGCAGCAAAAAGGGCGGACCGGCCGGTCCGCCCTTTTTCGATGGCGCATCGCGCAGCGCGGCCGCTGCGCGATGCCGCGATCAGCGCAGCGACTTGATGGTCAGGTCCAGCGCGTCCTGGCCGTTCTCGCGCTGCAGGATGCGCACCGGCACCGGCATGTCCGGCACGATCCAGGCGATGATCTCCTTGGAGCCGTCGCTGCGGCTGACCTTGGTCGCCTGCTCGGTCTTGCCGTTGACGGTGATCGCTTCCTTGCCGGCCACCTTGTAGGACATCGGCTTGGCGCGGCCCTCGTCGACCATGCGGTAGCTGGGGGTCTTGCCGGCGTTGACGTCGCGCGCGATCGCCAGGTTGATCAGCAGCGCGTCCATGTCGCCGGGCTGCAGCTTGATCGGGCCGCGGCGGTCGGCCTTGACGTCGCCGGACCAGGTCGCCTGCGCCTTGCTCCAATCGTAGTTGGCGGTCACCGCCTTCTTCTTGATCAGGAACAGCGAGCGGTCGTCGCTGCTGAGCGGGCGCAACTGGCCGCCCTTTTCCTCGAACACCGTGCTCTGGCTCAGGTCGGCGACCTGGTTCTTGATCGACAGGCTGTAGCGCCAGCGGTTGCTGCCTTCGCTGGCCAGGGTCATCAGGCCGTTGGCCTGCATGCCCATGTAGCTGGCCTGGTAGTCCGCCTTGAACGGCTCCAGCGCCAGCGCCGGCAGGCTGGCCATGACCAGCAGGGCGGCGGCGAGGGCGGACAGGGGGCGGGCGATGCGTGTCATGGTCAGACTCCTTGGTATTCGGTCAGGCGCAGGTCGATGCGGTCTTCGCCGTCTTCGCGCTGCAGGATGCGCACCGGCGTCGGCACACCGTTGGCGATCCACAGGATGGTCTCATTCTTGCCGCCGTTGGTGCGCGAGACGCGCAGCGCGTCGTAGCTGATATCGCCGACCTGCACCGTCTCGGTCTGCTCGGCGGCGTGGTAGACGTGCTCGCGGACCCGGCCGACGTCGACGAAGCGGTAGCTCATGGTCTTGCCCGGCTGCGCGTCGCGCATGATCGACAGGTTGATCAGCAGCGCGCTCTGGTCGCCGGGCTGCAGCGGAATCGGCTGCTGGCGGTCCTTCTTCAGGTCGCCGTCCCAGCGCGCCACGCCCTGCGCCCAGTCGTAGACGCCGGTGACCTTCTTGCCGAAGAACACGGCCTTCTTCACCGTGCTCTGGCTCTGCGGCACGTAGCGCCCGTCCTGGGTGCGGAACACCGTGCTCTGCTCGATGTTCAGGCCGAGGATGCTGGCGAAGCCGCTGCGGCCCTGCACGCCCAGGTCCACGCGCCATTCGTCGCCGCCGCTGTGGCTGACCTGCATGCGTGCATCGCCCGCTTCCTTGCCCTTGTACAGGGCCTGGTAGGTGGCCACGAACGGCTGCAGCGGCGGCGGCGTCCAGGCTTCGGCCTGCAGGGCCGGTGCGGCCGGGGCGGGCGCGGGCGCCGCAGCCGTCGTCGGAGGGGCGGGCGCCGGCGCGGGCGCCTGCGCCAGCACGCCGACGGTCGGCGCCAGCAGGCCGAGGCTGGCCACGGCGAGAACAGCGAACTGACGCGAAAGGGGCTTCATGGGATCGGCTGCGAGGAAGGGGATGGGGCGCGAAGGCGCCGCAGCGGGAAGGGGACGCGGCGCATTCAGGGAATCAGCATGCCTTGGCAATCTAGGCGCAGCGGACTAAACCGGCACTGACCGTCCAGCCAGACCCTGTCGTCCCGTTCAGCCAGACGCCCGGCCGCGGCCAGCTGCAGCACCGCGCACAGCAACTGGTGCTCGCGCGGCAGCAGGCGCAGCGCCAGGTCCTGCGGGCAGTCG
The Xanthomonas sp. AM6 DNA segment above includes these coding regions:
- the ptsP gene encoding phosphoenolpyruvate--protein phosphotransferase, producing the protein MSLRIAGHGASRGNALGRARVRLPHALDVAEQRIGAAQVPEELERLHLAVNAAREEMHGLRQRLHGALAKEVGEFLDLHALLLDDPELLHGLDELIRTGRYSADYALRLQRDRLATVFDAMEDAYLKSRMDDLDHVIGRIHAFLQKRQPDSAGLAGEILVCENVAPSELAQLQAQGVVGIVTSAGSALSHSAILARSLHLPLVVGVADALQKINDGDVLIVDGVQGAVIVEPTPEDLHDYRTRVRDQARLQRGLGKLRSKPSRTRDGEDIVLLANAESREDVARAHALGADGLGLYRTEFLFLQRDALPDEEEQFRTYRDAVLGMSGRPVTIRTLDLGADKADRTGLTMSNEQNPALGLRGVRLSLARPRVSDTQLRALLRASGYGPVRVLLPMVSAREEIMAMRRHLKRIAAQLRREGHAIAEQVQVGAMIEVPAAAIALDTFIDAIDFLSIGTNDLVQYLLAADRNNEALGELYSPLHPAVLRLIAQVIATGQAHAKPVAVCGEIAGDPALTPILLALGLREFSLHPATMLEVRRVIRDTDLQALRLRGAKLLQARDRKGIERWLG
- a CDS encoding RNA polymerase factor sigma-54, which produces MKARLQTSLGQHLVMTPQLRQAIKLLQMSSAELEVEIAEAVESNPLLEWAEDAAPTLDVAGAGRDEGEAELAPPAGDTLDNVPQHDGDDWSDAEPAWSSGSGGSFDDDDDMGSAAERVAEPDTLIDHLLWQLHLSHLSPRDRSIGAALIDALDDDGYLREPLAAIAETLQPDIVADEEEIGTVLHQIQRFDPVGIAARTLGECLNLQLDVLPEDTAGLELARIIANGPLEKLPRSGIAGIAHELKRPASAVETAVALLRSLDPRPGKQIGELGADTYVVPDCVIWRQRGVWHAALAGHARPRVTIHRGYEQLIRQCGESDAGYLRGQLQEARWLLKSLEARGETLLKVTRCLLRQQAGFLEFGEQALRPLTLREIAGELGLHESTISRAIARKYVRTPRGTIPLRAFFASGIDTDSGGEASSTAIQAMIRRLIDAENPRKPLSDAKLADLLKSAGVPVARRTVAKYREAMNISASHERVRIG
- the hprK gene encoding HPr(Ser) kinase/phosphatase, which encodes MNTSITARELFDQQRDRLGLRWLAGQKGEHRELEAGNAVSRRPSLAGYLNTIYPNKVQILGTEELAWLDSLDSRQRWETIEKIVQVRPLALVITKNQSCPEDLRAAADESDTPLWVSPKRGHELLNHLSYHLARTLAPRVILHGVFMEIYSIGVLITGEAGSGKSELALELLSRGHRLVADDAPEFTQIAPDVLDGTCPELLQDLLEVRGLGVLNVRDMFGDTAVKKNKYLRLIVHLTRPMTEPTPHGYERLTGDSGTRHVLDLDVPLITLPVMPGRNLAVLTEAATRLHILRTKGIDPAAMFIARHSNLLERRSP
- the raiA gene encoding ribosome-associated translation inhibitor RaiA, translating into MRIETYGQQIEVTPALREYVETKLQRLKRHYEETIEVRAQLALRKPDHHVEATVNVPGRTLHADASAQTMYAAIDLLADKLDRLIIKHKEKKQDHHAAEVRDNIV
- a CDS encoding PTS sugar transporter subunit IIA, whose protein sequence is MPLTDLMAAVRTQVLPAADRDTLLRTAAGLLACPQAGFDELFASLREREQLGSTAIGHGIAIPHGRAPHLDAPRGALLRLDQPIDFDGHGAQVDLIFAMAVPAHYTHQHLMLLSELAEQFSDEGFRDALRRAPDAAALHDLLGGAPQASAA
- a CDS encoding PTS fructose IIA subunit family protein — protein: MACGILLITHPGVGASLLSVATGLLRQLPLKTEAFEVPLDADLDALLPQASAALRRVDNGDGVLVVTDLYGASPSNLATRLARLGTPVRRVSALSLPMLLRIMNYPEQGLDQLPATAAAGSRNGVVIDDA
- a CDS encoding HPr family phosphocarrier protein, with product MLERELIVSNRLGLHARATAKLVQTLSSFRCNATLAAKGREVNAKSIMGVMLLAAAQGTPVTVRVDGADEADALEAVVGLFERRFDEDS
- the rapZ gene encoding RNase adapter RapZ; the encoded protein is MNAVANTSTLVIVSGLSGSGKSVALKTFEDLDYYCVDNLPVELLPAFVKSLVRDDVGPSKLAVGIDVRNRHSDLAQLSRWREAVAQFGLDARLLFFDATDEALIKRYADTRRRHPLSHLGLSLPEAIERERALTEPLRREADAVIDTSALNVHQLRRRVTTEFALTHENSLSLLFESFAYRRGVPAEADFVFDARVLPNPHWDPELRPLTGRDGGVRDYLDAQPEVQQYTAQIVGFLDTWLPRLRNDTRSYVTIAFGCTGGKHRSVYLAERLARHAREQGWPEVATFHREQD